In Panicum virgatum strain AP13 chromosome 5K, P.virgatum_v5, whole genome shotgun sequence, the genomic window GACCACTCTGGTGCGGAGCCGAGCGCCGGTGCGTGGGGTTGCTCCGACGCCAAGCCAAGCGGTAGCACGCGAGGCCAGGATCGGCAGGGGGCAGCACAACCGAGCTCAGGACGCGGTGGGGGAGGAGCGGCATAGGGAGTCGCAAGCGGAGCCATAGGGAGCTCGGGCAGAGTACCGATGTAGGGCCAGGCGAGGTCggctcacggcggcgcggggagctCGAGCCCACACGGGGATCTGAGGCGGTGTGGTAGGGAGCCCGTGCGGTGCGGGGCATCGCGAGAGGAGGCGTAAGGAGTGGAGGCACGACGAAGGAGACGAGGGACAtcgaaaaaaaagataaaataggATAATAAGTAGGGCCCGTCCATGATGGTAGTTAATTGTATTAAATTGGCTCAATCTCATCCCTCTCCCAACCAAACATGAGATGAGTTGAACCCAACCCAGAAAAGCAGGGATGAATCCAAGCCATCCTGCTTGGTCCCCAAACCAAACATATACTAAGGTGAATTCTATAAATTTCAATCATTGATTTAGTACACCTGGTCATAATTCACAAATGGCAACTATAGTCAGTGGATCTAAATTATTTCTGAGTTAACCATTTCATTATAGAAAAATTAAGCCAAAGTACCACTATTCTATATACTTTTCACTAAATATTAAATTTTGATCTCTCTCCTTTTGTAGGATGTATTTTTAAGCAAACTAAAAAAGGGCAACATTATACAGACGGCCTCTGTttgtaaataaataatataaaaaatgtAAGGATTACATGAAAATAACTATGTTACatgtaaaataataataaatgcaAGCACATCCATTTACAATACGAAAGCTAAAACAATGTATGATTTTGCATGGAGAGAGTATTCAAAATTAGAAGCATCTTCAACCATATAAAAGTTGCACATAGATTTGGAGCGTGTTTGGAAGCCAGCCTTACATCACCACGCCAAGGCTGCGGCTACCTGAAAATAGCGGTGGCAAAATCCTAAACCAAAGGTGTGACGAGAAAAGCTACTTGACGAGAAAAATCTCATATCCGGTGGACCTAATTTCCTTCAAATGTTACCGCTAAAATCTCTAAATTGAAAACTGGGTCCCCAATCCTGAATCCTGCTATCAAAATCTCCAAATCCCATAACCTGGGTGGGAGGGTGGGTGtgggggggcgccgccgcccgtgacCCGCCCCTCTCCAGCTCCAAGCGCCTGCTCGCTGCGCCACTCACGCCTCCATGCCCGCCGCGCCCCTGATTCGACGGGGCTCTTGCGCTGTCAACTGAGGTGAGTTCTCTCATTCATGGATAGAATGATAGGAATGTCCACTCGGATTCCAAGCTTTAGGGTAGATAGGGTCCATAGAAACTGGCACGATCTGGTGGCATCTTGCAAAACCTCGCTAGGCGTTATCCATCATTTGCAGTTTTCATTCTTCCCAGATCAGTTGCTGCATACTATGTGGTACCATTTTTCTGGGGTTGTTCAGTTGGAAACTGAGCACATATAAAACCATAGGTTGTTCAGATTAGTTGTCTACTGGCTTGATGCGTAATGTTATTATGTGCGACATATTTGTTTCAGTATGAAGTCCCCTGAATCGCAGATACCATCTTCAAGAGATTAAGTGAATCATTTCAGGTCTGGGTAGGTTCTAATAAACATATTGATGAAGAATTATTTGGAGACAAACAACAAGAAGACTATAAATTGTTGAACTATTAGCAGGCTGGTTTCCccctcttttctatttttggTAAACAAATGATTTTGAAGGCACTTTCCCTTTTCCATAAAGCAAATGCAGTTATAACATGATTCAGTTTGATGTGATAAGAACCCAGGCTGCATGCATTGGATGATGCAAAGTCTGAAATTGTACCACTTttccaaataaacaaatacAATTCCAGACGACTCACATATATGCCAGCTGGGTGTTTTCTGAATGTTACGTACAAGGCCTCACGAGGGATACTACACTTATCTCATTTGTTTCATCATTCCATTTACACAATTCTTTGAAACCAAAAACTATAAGTTATACTCTATATCTTTAGCTTTGTGTGCATCAATTTATTTTGCTCTTGACTAGATTTTTCTAGACATTTCTATCTTTGCCCTTGAAGGATAAATGAACCTTTTTTCGCCTCTCAGATGATACAGCACCTGACAGATGGTACCTTGCTATCTGGTACAATAAGCTCTCGAAGCACACACCTGTGTGGGTAGCAAATCGTGCAAGGCCAATCTCCAATCCAGAATCCTCAGAGTTGACAATATCAAAAGATGGCAACATGGTATTGCTTGACCGGCTCCAGCCTCCTATCTGGTCCACTAACATCACTAGTAATATTTCCAACTCCACGGTCGGTGTCATCCTCGACACAGGCAACTTTGTGCTGGCACCTTCATCCAACACCACCGATTTCCTATGGCAAAGTTTCAATGAACCAACCCATGTGTGGCTTCCAGGTGCAAAGTTTGGACGGAACAAAGTCATTGGTCACAACACACGCATCATCTCGTGGGACAGTTCTGTTGATCCATCTCTAGGGTATTATACCCTTGAGATCGACCCAGATGGCACCAACCAGTTTATCCACAAATGGAACAACTCTGATATCTATTGGGAAACAGGGAAATGGACTGGCAGTATGTTTACTGGAATGCCTGAGATGGCGTCGTACCCTAAAGCCTTACTAGCCTACGAATTTGTAGACAATGATCAGGAGAGCTACTTCATATACCATATTAATGAAACCATGCTTACAGCCATGTTTCTGATGGAGGCCTCAGGTCAGGTCAAGGGTGTAGCATGGATGGAGAGTGTGCAAGACTGGGTGCCATTCTTTGCAGTGCCAAAAGCACAGTGCAGTGTGTATTTTGTTTGTGGTTCTTTCGCCATGTGTACTGAGAATGCATTCACTTTCTGCAGCTGTATCAGGGGCTTCAATAAGCAGCTTGAAGGAAACTGGCTTTATGGCAATCCCAGAGCTGGGTGCACGAGAAATGCTAGGCTACAGTGTGGTGCCAATAGCTCAAAGAATGCAGAAACCGATAGATTCTATACACTTGCTATTGCAAACGTACCTGACAAGGCTTGGAGTGTTGTAGCTGTTAGCGCTGATGGATGTAAGCAGGCTTGTCTGGACAATTGTTCTTGTGTTGCTTATTTCTATGATGACAGCTGTTCTTTATGGTATGGAGAATTAATAAACCTGGTGTCTCCTGATGGTTCAACGGGACACATTATCCATGTCAAGCTTGCTGCATCAGAGTTGTTTTCAGCCTCAACAAAGACAGGCAAGGCAGTGGTTGTGTGGGCTTTAATTGGTGGAGCTATCCTTATTGTCATCACTGTGATTGTAGGTTTATATTTGGTTCCCATGAAGATCTATAATAAGAGGAATAAAATTGAGGGTTCTTTGATTGTATTCAGTTTTAGGCACCTACGGACCGTGACAAAAAATTTCTCGGAGAGATTGGGCAAAGGGTCTTTTGGTTCAGTGTATAAAGGAATATTACCTGATGGGACGCTAGTAgctgtgaagaagcttgatgGCCTTTCTCAGGGAGAGAAGCAATTCCGAGCTGAAGTTAGTACAATAGGCACCATTCAGCATGTGAATCTAATTCGGTTGCTCGGCTTTTGCTCGGAGCAGTCAATGAGGATGCTAGTGTATGAGTATATGCCAAATGGGTCCTTGGAACGAAACATTTTTGCAAGCACTCCAGTGGAACTGAGCTGGAATGTTAGGTTCCAAATTGCTCTCGGCATTGCGAAGGGGTTATCTTATTTGCACGAGGAATGTAGGAGCTGCATCATACACTGTGATATAAAGCCAGACAATGTGCTCCTAGACGCTTCTTTCATGCCAAAAATAGCAGATTTTGGGCTTGCCAAGCTTGTTGGGAGGGATTTCAGCCGGGTGTTGACGACCATGAGGGGTACTGTAGGCTATCTTGCTCCTGAATGGATAAGCGGCACAGCTATCACTTCAAAGGCAGATGTTTTTAGCTATGGTATGATGCTTTTCGAGATCATATCAGGGAAAAGGAACTCAGCTTGGTACCAGCAAGGCGAGACATTCTTCCCTGTACTGGTGGCAACAAGGCTTCATGAAGGTGACAGCGCGGCCTTGTTTGATTCTGAGCTGATGCAAGATGTTAACTTACAAGAATTGGAGAGGGCATGCAAGGTCGCCTGTTGGTGCATACAGGATGATGAGAATACAAGGCCATCGATGGGAGAAATTGTTCAGATCCTGGAAGGATTACTAGACATTGACCTGCCGCCTATTCCCTGCTACTTGCAAGTTCTTGCCGAGCGCTCCAAGTTCTCTTCATCAGACCAGGCATCGTATTAGATCAATCTCGGGAGATAGCTATGTACTGTGAATAGATTTAAGAACCCGGCAAGTATTTTGACATCTGTTGATAAAACTACAAGTTCTAGGGGGCATGTTACAAACACATGACTATTTTGGCAACTTGTTGAAAATAGTTTTGCTCCTGCAATCCTGTTGTCCTTTTCATGGAAATTTGTTACAAAGGTTAAAGCAAACGGGTTATTTATTAAATATTTTCTTGATTATTTTCATCCCCTGCCAATTTACTTGGTTTTTTTATGCAACGGGAGGGGTTTCCCCCTACTGATtataattatattaaaaagaaacaACCAAGAAAGTGTTTACAAAAGGAGCtcaagaaacaaagaaagaaaggaagaaaattAAGGCAATTACACAATTGTTTCTATCCATTCTGACATCACATCTTTTCATCTTGCCTTTGCTCGGAGAATAACAAGAGCAAATTCTTTCCTGAAATTTTGAAGACACCTTTCTGGAGATGGTGGAATTCCTTTGAAAATGAAATCATTCCTTTGCATCCAAATGCTCCAGCAAAATAAAATGATAATATCCATGTAGAATGGAAGATGAAGTTGAGTCTTGATCTCTTCCAAAGCTAAGAAAGGATCAGTTTCCACAAAAATCACATTGAGTTTAAGCCAGCAATCTTGTGCAAACGAACAAGTTAGGAACAAGTGAGAGAGTGTTTCCTCCACATCAAGTGTGCAACAAGCAGTCATAGGACGGCAGATGCATGTTTCTTCGCCGTAATAATTCTCTGGTACCGAGTCTATCTCTTAAAAGCAACCAAAAGAACACTTGGTGCTAGATCATCGACAAAGTTATGGACTTTTTTCATGAAAGTTTTGTACCGGGACCGGAGGCTCTGGATGAGAATTAATAAGAGGTTTGAAAGTAAAATGATCTGCCAAGAGCCCAAGACTCTACAGGGGGTCAAGATATAATGAGTTCTTCAACAATGGCGTTCCGATTGTTTTATAACAGACACCATGATTATCCCTGATAAGAACAGAAGAAGCCATCCGAAATCCAGAAAAGGAAAGCATTGTGCAGTGCTGACTCGCAACCACAGTTGATATTTCGCCAGCTTGGCCCAATTATTGACCCCAACTAAAACGTTAAAACCAAAGGAAAAAACAATGGCGGCCGTCGCCGTCTTGCTGCCCAATTCTGTCCCGAGAAAAGATGAAAAATCTTCGCCGTGCTCATGTGTCAACCGTTAAAGAAAACAGGATCAATTCTAAGTCGGGATCAAGTCTAAGTCGTTATTAGCTATACGTACGGCAAGCAAGCACTATGGGTCTATGACACAAAATCTAGAAGTTTGGTCCAAAAAACTCTAGAATTGCCAATAAGCAGTGATGCCACAGCACACCAAAGACTCCAAGTAAGACTGACTCAAATAAGGTAGTGCAAAATTGGAAGCCAAATTAGTATTTGCCTCGCGTGAACAGTAGAGATTGAAGAGGCAAAATCTTAGTCTCTCAAACAGCGAAAAGCAAACGCTCTGCTTCACGCCCTTCGTCTCTCCACgccgcacgccgcacgccgcatgctctgcttctcgcAGCACGGCGTCGGCGCTGCGTGCCGAGGTCGAGGAGGAGCGCCTcgccgcggccagcgccgccagcgAGACCATGGCCATGATGCTCCGCCTGCAGCGCGAGAAGGCCGAGGTCCAGATGGAGCTCCGCCAGTTCCGCCGCTTCGCCTACGAGAAGATGGCGCTCGACGCCGCCGAGATCGACCAGCTCCGCGCGCTCCTATcccagcgcgcgcgccggctgGTGAGGCCGCATCCAGcgaggccgccgcccgcgggaacccctcgcgccgccgccgctcccccggcccggcgccgccggcccgggcACCCTCCTCCCCGCCTACGCGCGCCGCTCCGacagcagccgccgccatggcgcaGCCGTCgtgaagaaggacgacgacctCGGGTAGGAGCGGCGGACCGGCGGGTGGTCCAAGGCGGATGAGcagggagcagaggaggagacgAAGGGGCGAAGGGCGCTCCTGCCGCCGCGGGCAGCCGCGAGCGCGCCTCCCTCCGCGCCGCTGCCCTCTGCGTGAGAGCCTCCGGCGTCGCGACGCGGCTGGGCAGAGCAGCTCGGtcgggtggagcggcggcgggcagcacaCACGgtctcctcctcccctgctccgccgcaggTCGTGCCCGCGGCCCGCGTCCGAGGGGAAGCAGGGGGGCGCCAGTCGTGCCCGCGGCCCGTGTCCGCCTCCGatctcgcccgccgccgcggccagcgcTCGTCGGCCCGCGCTCGCGCCGCCCGTAGCCGCGCCGTGGAGAAATGCATCGGAGGAGAGAGgcgattcatttttagctctcctctctcctcgcgAAGCAAAATCCCTCGCCGTTTGCCTGTGCTGTTGGAGCACCGCTCGCGATGCACAGTACCGCTCGCGAGGCATATATGCATTTGCATATCCTCGTTGAAGTCGGTCTAAACGCGAGTTGGGTATGGTAAATTAGTCAGCCTTACTGACGCCTCGACGGGGACATTCTGTCGATTGCGCGAATAATTATGCGCATCACATCACTTACGTACCTACCCCAGTCAGAGACACCGACATAGCTGTTGTGTTCCTCTAGCTTATTACTAGCTAACAGTTAGGATCAACAGGACAACAGCGGCCAGCCCCTCCGTGAATTTGGTATCATCGTCCATGGAGCCTACGAGACCTCGTAGTCGCCCCGTCGGCGTGCTCTTGCCATGTCTCCTGCTGGCGTTCTGCATCCACGGGCCGCCGTCGCTGGCGTTGGACACCGTTTCCCGGGATCAGCCGCTCTCCGGCGGACAGAGGCTGGTGTCTCAGGGCGGCAGGTTCGCCCTTGGCTTCTTTCAGCCGGGTACGTCTTCATACATGAGCTGCACGTCCAATCCGGTTGCTAGATTAGGATTTTTGGCTATTTTCAATCTGTCTGGGAGTTTAAATGACTTTTGTTTAGTTCCAAACCTTCGAATGCTGCAGTTTCAGGTGTCTTGCACGAAGATGATGGGTTAGGCTCCGCGTGACATAAAATTATTTACATAGTTTTGGAAGGTTTTCCGTTGttgttgcttgtgtttgttAGTTTTGCGGTTGGCTATCGTCCTTGCTAGACaccttgttttttttaaaaaaaataaataaatcgaCCTCTATATCTATCCTGTGGATATATACAGCTAAATGTTGGAGCTTTTAGACTCTATAATAAAGCTCAAATGAGAGGATTCTTCATAAAAAAGAAaactataaaataaaaaaaaagttaaaagaCTAAGCTTTAATCTTCTTCTTCGTTCTAGCATCAACCTTGTTATACATCTTCACGTAGTACCAATCCATCATATCTCTCGTTTGCTTAGAAACTTAATATTCGAATCGTCGGTTGCTTGCcaaaatttttcaaataaacctCCGCCTAGCGCATGGCGTGACGAGATGTCAACATCGCCTCTAGGGAGGGAGTGGCACCACGAGGTGTCACCGTTGTAGACTCCAGCATAATGCCGGATAAGGATGCCCTCAAATGGTTTCCCGTAGCACCCGGCGCCAACACAAACATGTAGTTAGCACATCGGCAAAAGCGTCCAAGGACAAAAGCGGTGCAAGATGAGTCGCCATTGCCGGCCGACGCGAGACCAAGCTGGGATTTCTTCCTGCGCTCCCTCGGAGCCACCTCCGCAGCCTGCACTACGTGCCGCCGGCCAGAGCGCCTGCCGGCGATCCGCCTCTGAGGGCCGAAAGCGAGCCGAAGTTGCCGCTGTCACCCATCCCCCTATTATGCCGGCTCCTCGGGCGAGGCCGGATTCGAAATCACCGGCCCTAGATCCGGCGCTACAGCCTCGGGGCATGGCCGCCCAGCATTGTGAGGGGAAGCAACAACGGGATAGCACGACGTGGTGGGAAGGACCAACAATGGGGTGAGGTTGGAAGGAGCCGCGCCGCTGCCATTTTTAGCACATGCCCGAACTTCCCGCGGCCGCTCTGGTAGCGGTGAAGTGCCAAGGAGGGTGAAAGGAGGTAATGCCGGTGTTGGGATTCGGAACCCCCTGGTTGTATTCGACCTTATATTAGGCCATtttagttgcaaaaaaatttctacagtacccatcacatcaaatcttcggaTATATGCATAGAAAATTAAATGTAgttggaaaaaataactaattatacagtctaacggTAAacgatgagatgaatcttttaaacctcgTTAggccatgattggacattaattgccaaataacaataaaaatgctacagtgccaaaacccaaaaaatttcacgaactaaacaagCCCTTACTTTAGTTGGTCTATTGTACTATTGATTGCCTCATAtatgcttcttttttttaatattatcAGTTCATTTCAAAAAGGAATACCTGTTCATTCTAGGCATTGGACACTGTCTTAAGCAAGGTACCTCATAGGCACTGGGCACGCATATCTTTatactatttctaaagcaagtaaTGTTTTCTTGGTCTGTCAATCAGAATCTGGACAAATCAACCTGAATCCTTCGGAACCTGAATAAATCAATC contains:
- the LOC120709962 gene encoding G-type lectin S-receptor-like serine/threonine-protein kinase At2g19130 isoform X1, with the translated sequence MAMAELSPRVFLPCFLLVMICCLRPQLSRAARAPDTVSRDRPLSGGRRLVSRGGNFAMGFFQPDDTAPDRWYLAIWYNKLSKHTPVWVANRARPISNPESSELTISKDGNMVLLDRLQPPIWSTNITSNISNSTVGVILDTGNFVLAPSSNTTDFLWQSFNEPTHVWLPGAKFGRNKVIGHNTRIISWDSSVDPSLGYYTLEIDPDGTNQFIHKWNNSDIYWETGKWTGSMFTGMPEMASYPKALLAYEFVDNDQESYFIYHINETMLTAMFLMEASGQVKGVAWMESVQDWVPFFAVPKAQCSVYFVCGSFAMCTENAFTFCSCIRGFNKQLEGNWLYGNPRAGCTRNARLQCGANSSKNAETDRFYTLAIANVPDKAWSVVAVSADGCKQACLDNCSCVAYFYDDSCSLWYGELINLVSPDGSTGHIIHVKLAASELFSASTKTGKAVVVWALIGGAILIVITVIVGLYLVPMKIYNKRNKIEGSLIVFSFRHLRTVTKNFSERLGKGSFGSVYKGILPDGTLVAVKKLDGLSQGEKQFRAEVSTIGTIQHVNLIRLLGFCSEQSMRMLVYEYMPNGSLERNIFASTPVELSWNVRFQIALGIAKGLSYLHEECRSCIIHCDIKPDNVLLDASFMPKIADFGLAKLVGRDFSRVLTTMRGTVGYLAPEWISGTAITSKADVFSYGMMLFEIISGKRNSAWYQQGETFFPVLVATRLHEGDSAALFDSELMQDVNLQELERACKVACWCIQDDENTRPSMGEIVQILEGLLDIDLPPIPCYLQVLAERSKFSSSDQASY
- the LOC120709962 gene encoding G-type lectin S-receptor-like serine/threonine-protein kinase At2g19130 isoform X2 codes for the protein MVLLDRLQPPIWSTNITSNISNSTVGVILDTGNFVLAPSSNTTDFLWQSFNEPTHVWLPGAKFGRNKVIGHNTRIISWDSSVDPSLGYYTLEIDPDGTNQFIHKWNNSDIYWETGKWTGSMFTGMPEMASYPKALLAYEFVDNDQESYFIYHINETMLTAMFLMEASGQVKGVAWMESVQDWVPFFAVPKAQCSVYFVCGSFAMCTENAFTFCSCIRGFNKQLEGNWLYGNPRAGCTRNARLQCGANSSKNAETDRFYTLAIANVPDKAWSVVAVSADGCKQACLDNCSCVAYFYDDSCSLWYGELINLVSPDGSTGHIIHVKLAASELFSASTKTGKAVVVWALIGGAILIVITVIVGLYLVPMKIYNKRNKIEGSLIVFSFRHLRTVTKNFSERLGKGSFGSVYKGILPDGTLVAVKKLDGLSQGEKQFRAEVSTIGTIQHVNLIRLLGFCSEQSMRMLVYEYMPNGSLERNIFASTPVELSWNVRFQIALGIAKGLSYLHEECRSCIIHCDIKPDNVLLDASFMPKIADFGLAKLVGRDFSRVLTTMRGTVGYLAPEWISGTAITSKADVFSYGMMLFEIISGKRNSAWYQQGETFFPVLVATRLHEGDSAALFDSELMQDVNLQELERACKVACWCIQDDENTRPSMGEIVQILEGLLDIDLPPIPCYLQVLAERSKFSSSDQASY